In SAR324 cluster bacterium, one DNA window encodes the following:
- the argH gene encoding argininosuccinate lyase: protein MKTDQNQVWGSHLQSSPAEENVLFCAGRDVQPLPMADMALLPYDLWTNRAHAIMWYEEGVLPKDVLTKILRGLSQLEENFLKGDFELDQKLEDVHMNVETFVTKQQGAEIGGWMHVGRSRNDQAACDTRLFLRGALLRQAKNLEKLIQKLLSQAAEHIETVMPGLTHYQPGMLTSWGHWLCSHAQALLRDLERVKFLLVPINRNPLGAAASFGTSWCPNRKRTTELMAFSEPELNTLDCISARGELESQVAQGYSALMNHLSLLAQDLIFLSHPYVGMLGLPDAFVTGSSIMPQKKNPDFAEVIKGKTALAHGLLQSLLGVPKGMVSGYNRDSQVCKYLVMDVIRECEPAPNILSGVISDLEVRKEVMRNRCNEGFMNAVDLADSLSRNHGIPFRKCYHLLAKAVRLSSPSESITKEALQTALDDENLRITFSDEDFAALQSPLAVLTQRDHLGSPAPERVREQIEYMQSRLVEDLEAIRQLLTNCEEAQTI from the coding sequence ATGAAAACTGACCAGAACCAGGTGTGGGGTAGCCACCTACAGAGCAGCCCAGCTGAAGAAAATGTGCTGTTTTGTGCTGGACGTGATGTTCAGCCGCTGCCAATGGCAGACATGGCTTTGCTACCTTACGATCTATGGACCAATCGTGCCCATGCGATCATGTGGTATGAAGAAGGAGTATTGCCCAAAGACGTTCTAACAAAGATTCTCAGAGGGCTTAGTCAACTGGAGGAGAATTTTCTCAAGGGAGATTTTGAGTTAGATCAGAAACTAGAGGATGTACATATGAACGTGGAAACATTCGTAACCAAACAGCAAGGAGCAGAGATTGGCGGGTGGATGCATGTCGGAAGAAGTCGTAATGATCAGGCAGCATGTGACACGAGACTTTTTCTCCGCGGTGCACTCCTGAGGCAGGCTAAAAACCTAGAAAAGTTGATCCAAAAACTTTTGAGTCAGGCTGCAGAGCATATCGAAACAGTTATGCCGGGGCTAACACATTACCAACCTGGTATGCTGACTTCATGGGGGCACTGGCTCTGTTCCCATGCACAAGCGCTGTTGCGAGATCTGGAACGAGTCAAATTTCTACTCGTACCAATCAATCGAAATCCATTGGGGGCGGCTGCTTCCTTTGGGACCTCCTGGTGTCCAAATCGGAAACGTACCACTGAATTGATGGCCTTCTCTGAGCCAGAACTCAACACACTCGATTGTATCAGTGCTCGTGGTGAATTGGAGAGTCAGGTTGCCCAAGGTTACTCGGCGCTGATGAATCATCTCAGTCTCCTTGCCCAAGACCTGATCTTCCTGAGTCATCCTTATGTAGGAATGTTAGGTTTGCCCGACGCATTCGTAACAGGCTCTTCCATCATGCCACAGAAAAAAAATCCTGATTTTGCAGAGGTAATCAAGGGGAAGACAGCGCTTGCTCACGGACTCCTTCAATCGTTGTTAGGAGTCCCCAAAGGGATGGTCAGCGGTTACAATCGAGATAGCCAGGTTTGTAAGTATCTCGTGATGGACGTGATCCGAGAATGTGAGCCGGCACCCAACATTCTCTCTGGAGTGATATCTGATTTGGAAGTTCGTAAAGAGGTAATGCGGAACCGCTGCAACGAGGGATTCATGAACGCAGTCGATCTAGCTGACTCTCTCTCGAGGAATCATGGAATCCCATTCCGAAAGTGCTACCATCTGTTAGCCAAGGCTGTCCGACTTTCTTCACCAAGTGAATCCATCACAAAAGAAGCACTTCAGACTGCTCTGGATGATGAGAACTTGAGGATTACTTTCTCTGATGAAGATTTTGCTGCATTACAAAGCCCACTGGCGGTATTAACACAGCGGGATCATCTCGGAAGCCCTGCCCCAGAAAGAGTGCGTGAGCAGATAGAATATATGCAATCCAGATTAGTAGAAGATTTGGAGGCCATCAGGCAATTGTTGACTAATTGCGAAGAAGCTCAAACCATC
- a CDS encoding transcriptional repressor, producing MELTPAEKLLKEVNLSLTRQRVAILELFLKEEHPMTPHEVRETLEDQEHVDQVTIYRVLEALVRTRLLTQVPSTDRNSYYCLAERLQGLHAHLYCNLCRRMLCVESPLAALTERGEELHVVLSGTCTQCDKEVPDTNI from the coding sequence ATGGAATTGACTCCCGCTGAAAAACTACTCAAAGAAGTCAATCTCAGCCTAACTCGCCAAAGAGTGGCCATCCTTGAACTCTTCTTGAAAGAAGAACACCCAATGACACCTCATGAGGTGCGGGAAACACTCGAGGATCAGGAACACGTGGACCAGGTGACCATTTATCGTGTGCTGGAAGCACTTGTCAGAACACGACTACTGACTCAGGTTCCCTCCACAGATCGGAACAGCTACTACTGCCTAGCAGAACGGTTACAGGGCCTTCACGCCCATCTGTACTGTAACTTATGTCGTCGAATGCTTTGCGTAGAATCACCTCTTGCGGCCCTAACAGAACGTGGTGAAGAACTACATGTTGTGCTAAGTGGGACCTGTACTCAATGTGATAAAGAGGTTCCTGATACTAACATCTGA
- the ilvB gene encoding biosynthetic-type acetolactate synthase large subunit, whose product MNGAQVVVEALKREGVKYIFGYPGGACMPIFDALLDAPELELVLVRHEQGGTHMADGYARATGKPGVVLVTSGPGATNTVTGLLTSQMDSIPLIVLTGQTITPNLGKDAFQEADIFGVTMPVVKHSYLVKDVNDLPKVMKEAFHLATTGRPGPVLIDLPKDVVSAECTSNFPENTDLPGYEVPMKGNADDIVRAADIIMESRCPLLYVGAGAVGAGAAKEVLELAEKLQAPVTTTLLGKGAFPETHELSVGMLGMHGTAYANKAVVGCDMIMAIGARWDDRITGKVSEFCPTASKIHIDIDPAEFGKIIQPDVSINGDARLVLQELIPHVHKLDSGPWLKSVASWKKKYPLKYPKRGGLRAQHVLDELDRLSESRGIISTDVGQHQMWAAQFCKSSRERQWLSSGGAGTMGYGFPAAIGAQLGCPNDLVVAVVGDGGFQMTLAELSTAALQRVPIKILIIDNRYLGMIRQWQELFFDQRLSGCELEGNPDFVKLGEAYCVKGFRIRRAGDVTKVLKKALAYNDGPCIIHAEVVKEDNVFPMIPAGAAVKDMLIEKPKDRKLEKPVGST is encoded by the coding sequence ATGAATGGTGCCCAAGTTGTTGTAGAGGCTCTAAAGCGAGAAGGTGTCAAATACATATTTGGCTATCCAGGTGGTGCATGTATGCCAATTTTTGACGCTCTGCTGGATGCTCCTGAGCTGGAACTGGTCTTGGTACGCCACGAACAAGGTGGGACCCACATGGCTGATGGATATGCGCGCGCTACCGGGAAGCCAGGGGTCGTGCTCGTCACCTCAGGCCCTGGGGCGACCAACACCGTGACCGGATTATTGACGTCACAGATGGACTCCATTCCGCTTATCGTGTTGACCGGTCAGACGATTACACCCAACTTGGGCAAGGATGCTTTTCAGGAAGCTGACATCTTTGGTGTGACAATGCCCGTTGTGAAGCACAGTTATCTTGTGAAGGATGTTAATGACCTTCCAAAAGTCATGAAGGAGGCTTTCCACCTGGCAACTACTGGTCGACCCGGTCCCGTACTGATTGATTTACCAAAAGATGTTGTCTCAGCAGAATGCACGTCGAATTTCCCAGAAAATACTGATCTGCCTGGATACGAAGTCCCGATGAAAGGCAACGCAGACGATATCGTTCGGGCTGCAGATATTATCATGGAATCCAGGTGCCCACTTCTGTACGTGGGGGCTGGCGCTGTTGGGGCTGGTGCAGCTAAAGAAGTTCTGGAATTGGCGGAAAAGCTTCAAGCACCTGTAACGACAACTTTATTGGGCAAAGGGGCCTTCCCCGAAACCCATGAATTGTCTGTTGGTATGCTTGGTATGCATGGAACCGCTTACGCAAACAAGGCGGTTGTTGGCTGTGACATGATCATGGCCATCGGAGCCCGCTGGGATGATCGTATTACTGGGAAAGTCAGTGAATTCTGCCCAACTGCGAGCAAAATTCATATTGATATTGATCCTGCTGAATTCGGTAAAATTATTCAGCCCGATGTGTCCATCAACGGCGATGCACGCTTGGTATTGCAGGAGTTGATTCCACATGTTCACAAATTAGATTCAGGCCCATGGCTGAAATCGGTTGCTTCATGGAAAAAGAAGTACCCGCTTAAGTACCCAAAGCGTGGGGGATTACGAGCACAGCATGTACTGGATGAGTTGGATCGGCTCTCTGAATCCAGAGGCATCATCAGCACTGATGTTGGTCAGCACCAGATGTGGGCGGCCCAGTTCTGCAAAAGCTCACGTGAACGTCAATGGCTCTCCAGCGGAGGAGCTGGGACAATGGGCTACGGATTCCCAGCTGCGATCGGCGCCCAATTGGGGTGTCCCAACGATTTGGTAGTAGCTGTTGTTGGAGATGGTGGCTTCCAAATGACGTTGGCGGAACTCTCTACAGCAGCGCTCCAGAGAGTACCGATCAAAATTTTGATCATTGACAATCGCTATCTGGGAATGATTCGCCAGTGGCAAGAGCTTTTCTTTGACCAACGGCTGAGTGGGTGTGAGCTGGAGGGAAATCCTGATTTTGTTAAACTCGGTGAAGCCTATTGTGTGAAAGGATTTAGGATTCGTCGTGCTGGGGATGTCACCAAGGTATTGAAAAAAGCACTCGCCTACAATGATGGGCCCTGCATTATCCACGCTGAGGTTGTAAAAGAAGACAATGTCTTCCCGATGATCCCAGCAGGAGCAGCCGTGAAAGACATGCTCATTGAGAAGCCGAAGGACCGCAAACTTGAGAAGCCTGTAGGAAGTACCTGA
- the ilvN gene encoding acetolactate synthase small subunit, producing the protein MEEFTISIYVNNKPGVLMRLSQTFARRGYNIDSLVVSPAVDHQFSRITVVVQGDPETLDQILRQLNKLVDVVHASHHDPIQSVEREFAIFKLLVGPEKRSEVLQIVDVFRAKIVDITDQSLIVESTGSSSKIDAMEKLFNTIGLKEMVRSGKLVMARGTHKT; encoded by the coding sequence ATGGAAGAATTTACGATTAGTATTTACGTCAATAACAAACCGGGTGTTTTGATGCGCCTCTCACAAACTTTTGCGAGAAGAGGCTATAACATCGACTCTTTGGTGGTTTCACCAGCAGTAGATCATCAGTTTTCTCGAATTACAGTGGTTGTTCAGGGTGATCCTGAAACCCTGGATCAGATTCTACGGCAATTAAATAAGCTGGTTGATGTTGTTCACGCTAGTCATCACGATCCCATTCAATCTGTTGAACGCGAATTCGCCATCTTCAAATTGTTGGTTGGTCCGGAGAAGCGATCGGAGGTCTTACAGATTGTTGATGTATTTAGAGCCAAGATTGTGGATATCACGGACCAATCTTTAATTGTGGAGTCCACGGGATCTTCCTCGAAAATCGATGCTATGGAAAAACTCTTCAACACCATTGGGCTCAAGGAAATGGTCCGCTCTGGAAAACTGGTGATGGCGCGCGGTACTCACAAAACATAG